The nucleotide sequence TGGGTGTCGACTACAAAGACGCTGGCGACTTTGGCGCGACAGTCGAATTGCTCGGTTGTCTCGCCGGTCCAATCCATCATGACCGGATGTGCTGCTTGCTTCCGGAACAAGAAGCGGACGGTCCCGCGCATCCATTCGGGGACGCCTTTCAAGAGGGCGACACCGTCCACGTCGATCGCATTGCGGTATTTGTCGTAGAGAGGCCGGACCCAACCTTCTATCTGCTCCGAACCTTCCCGATCCGCGAACAGCAACACGCTGACTTTGTCCTTGGGAAAGGCATACGTATGGGCTTTCCCGAATTGATCTTCCAGGGTGAACTCGGCCGCCCACGCCAAATCGGCGACGGCGCGTTGTGTGCGATTCGATGGCATAACTTCGGCTTCCTCCGAAGACTCACCCGAAGCAGCCGAGCTCTGCTGCATCTTCACACGCGCATCGTCCGCTTTGGCTTGATTGGCGCTATTCGCGCCGGCCAATGCAGACGAGGCAATGCTTATGACAAGCAACAACCGGCAAAACATCGACACACGCATGAACAGGATTCCCTTGTATAGCGCCCTGATTGAGGATTCGAAGGCGGCCGGCTTCCAGTGGCCGGAGAGCCTCGGAATTCGGGGCACACTATACGTGCGAATTCGCGCCGTGTCGAGTCCGTAATGCGCGGACCAGTCACGCGTTCACGTCGAACACAATTTTGCTCAACTGGGCTGTTGCCTCAACAATTGGACTGTGTCCGGCGCCGATTAATTCATGCAGACGGGCATGCGGCCAGACATTCCTCCAAAGTTCGGCGGATCTTTTGACCGCTTTGAAAGAGTGCGCGCCGTAGGCCAAGTCCACAGGGATGTGTAAATCACGAAACGTTGTATAAGAAGGAAAGCGAGCAAATCCGCGAATAGCGCGCAGGGTCAGTTCGTGGTCAACTTTCTCGAAGGCTTGGGTCAGGCTGGTCTTCCCGGAGCGCTTCTTGCGCAGGGCGGCGTTGGTAAACCAGCGCCCCATGGGACTCGCGAACGTCGTTGTGTAGGCGTGGCGACCAAACTCTCCCCACGTGAAGATGCGGAAGTAGAGCGGCATATAGGCAAACGGATCGATGAGCACCAGCCGGCCGATTCCATGTTCAAGTTGGGCGGCGGTCAAGATGGCGAGGTTGCCTCCGCCGCAGTATCCAACGAGCGTCACAGGCCGGCCGTGTAGCTGGGCGACTTGCTCCGCCAATTGCGTAGCGATTGAGTCGATGTTCCATTCGCCGTTGGGGGCGGGTGATTTTCCGTAGCCGGGAAGATCGACACAGTAGAATGCGGCATTGACGGGCAAGTACGGCACGAGGGGAGCGAATGTGCGGTGATTACCTGCCCACCCATGGATGCCTACGTACACATGGGGGCCGTTCCCGAATCGTTCAATGTTCAAGGGCCTGAATCCGCTCGGCGGTCAAGCGGCCTCCCAGGACAACCATGGGCATTCCCGTGCCGGGCGTTGTGCTGGCGCCGACGTAGTAAAGGCCCTTGATTGCCGGTTCGTAGTTGCGTGGACGAAAAGGGCCGACTTGGAAGAGGTTGTGGGCAGCGCCAAACGCGGAACCGTCGAAGAGTCCGAACTGGGTTTGCCAGTCCTTGGGCGTGAATACGGATTGATGGAGGATCCGATCTTGAGTGAGATTCACGCCTTCTGCCTGTAGGCGGTTCAGAACCTTCTCTTTAATGCGCTCGGCTTCTTGAGACCAGTCCGCATCGGGCATTTCGCTCAGTAGTGGAGTCGGGACCAACACGAATACGCAGGAGTCCCCCGGAGGGGCTAGACTGGGATCGGTCTCCGAGGGAAGACTGACGTAAAAGGGAAGGTCGCGTGGAATCTGTTTACGCCGGTTGAGGTCATCGAAAGCCCCGCGGTAGTCATTGGGCAAGAAGATCGTGTGGTGACGCAACGAGTCCAGTTTGCCTTTGACGGCCCAATAGTAGGTCATGACGCCGCACGTCATACGTATGCGGCGAGTCTTCTTAGCGAAATGCTTCGATTGCCCGTTTGCGCGGAGCAGGGAGCTGTCGGTGGTGGGCACGTCAACGTTCGAAACGATGATAGGGAAGGGGTTCTGCTCACCATCTTCGAACTCAAGCGCAGAGACACACCCATGAGCGGTATGTATTGCGCGTACACGGCGCTGGGTATGTACTTCTACTCCCATTTCTCGCGCCAGCCGTTCGATGCCCTGCACCAATCCGTAGACGCCGCCTTGCGGAAGCCAGAGGCCATATGCCAGTTCACCGAACGGTAGGATCGAGAAGAAGCCCGGCAGGTCGTGCGGCGAGCCACCCAAATACATGCCGTACGACCCGAGGGCTTCTTTGATGTATCGACTTTTGAAGAATCGTCCCAGTTCACTGTATAGAGAGCGCCACACGGCGAGATAGGACATTTCGCGCGGGGACAGCGCACCGATCCAGGACAAAGGCGAGTCTGCGTTGCGGTTTACGAGCTTTGAAAATGCAATGTTGTATTTGATTGTCGCGTCGCCCATCCAGGCAAGAACTTGGGGGCGCGATCCGGGTTCCAGGCGTTCACACTCGTCCAGGAGCCGTTCCAGATTGCTGGAGAGCGTGAACTGAGTACCGTCGGGCCATGCGAATCCGACGGAAGGATCTACTGGCAAGAGGTTTACGTAGTCGCTCAGCTTTTTTCCGGCGGCGGCGAAAAGCTCTTCGAAGACCCAAGGGTAGTTCAGAAGTGAAGGGCCGGTATCGAAACGAAAGCCATCCATTTCCAGGAGGTTTGCCCGGCCTCCGACGCGGCTGTTGGCCTCAAAGATTGAGACGGGATGACCCGCAAGGCGCAAGTGAATGGCCGCGCTAAGCCCTCCGAGTCCACCGCCCACGATGGCTACCGGCCGCTTTTCGTTCGATGCAGTTTGCGTATTCATGTTCTGTTCATTTACCAGCCGAGGTATGCCAGCGGCAGTCGCCAGTATTTGCTGGTGGGGAGAACG is from Candidatus Hydrogenedentota bacterium and encodes:
- a CDS encoding alpha/beta hydrolase, whose product is MNIERFGNGPHVYVGIHGWAGNHRTFAPLVPYLPVNAAFYCVDLPGYGKSPAPNGEWNIDSIATQLAEQVAQLHGRPVTLVGYCGGGNLAILTAAQLEHGIGRLVLIDPFAYMPLYFRIFTWGEFGRHAYTTTFASPMGRWFTNAALRKKRSGKTSLTQAFEKVDHELTLRAIRGFARFPSYTTFRDLHIPVDLAYGAHSFKAVKRSAELWRNVWPHARLHELIGAGHSPIVEATAQLSKIVFDVNA
- the crtI gene encoding phytoene desaturase yields the protein MNTQTASNEKRPVAIVGGGLGGLSAAIHLRLAGHPVSIFEANSRVGGRANLLEMDGFRFDTGPSLLNYPWVFEELFAAAGKKLSDYVNLLPVDPSVGFAWPDGTQFTLSSNLERLLDECERLEPGSRPQVLAWMGDATIKYNIAFSKLVNRNADSPLSWIGALSPREMSYLAVWRSLYSELGRFFKSRYIKEALGSYGMYLGGSPHDLPGFFSILPFGELAYGLWLPQGGVYGLVQGIERLAREMGVEVHTQRRVRAIHTAHGCVSALEFEDGEQNPFPIIVSNVDVPTTDSSLLRANGQSKHFAKKTRRIRMTCGVMTYYWAVKGKLDSLRHHTIFLPNDYRGAFDDLNRRKQIPRDLPFYVSLPSETDPSLAPPGDSCVFVLVPTPLLSEMPDADWSQEAERIKEKVLNRLQAEGVNLTQDRILHQSVFTPKDWQTQFGLFDGSAFGAAHNLFQVGPFRPRNYEPAIKGLYYVGASTTPGTGMPMVVLGGRLTAERIQALEH